The Euphorbia lathyris chromosome 8, ddEupLath1.1, whole genome shotgun sequence genome has a window encoding:
- the LOC136202073 gene encoding protein FAR1-RELATED SEQUENCE 5 — protein MDLDKEVEPADSPIEEKTVSLDGDGLEPYVGMEFDTEDAARKFYIEYARKVGFVVRIMQRRRSGIDGRTLARRLGCNKQGFSPSNRSSIGADKKPRSSAREGCKATILVKMEKSGKWVVTRFEKDHNHPLVVTANGFSTEGDKDKKIEELSKELELQEELCAIYRERLVSFMNKVEEQTDELSSKIQLVVDNVRKVESVPQKFLHRR, from the exons A TGGATTTGGATAAGGAAGTCGAGCCAGCCGACAGCCCTATCGAAGAAAAAACTGTTTCTTTAGACGGAGATGGACTAGAACCGTATGTGGGTATGGAATTCGACACTGAAGACGCTGCCAGAAAATTTTACATTGAGTATGCCAGAAAAGTTGGTTTCGTTGTGCGTATCATGCAACGTCGTAGATCAGGGATTGATGGAAGAACTCTTGCTCGTAGACTTGGATGTAACAAACAAGGGTTCTCTCCTAGTAATAGGAGCTCAATTGGAGCAGATAAGAAGCCGAGATCGAGTGCACGTGAAGGTTGCAAAGCAACAATCCTAGTTAAAATGGAAAAATCTGGAAAATGGGTTGTTACAAGATTTGAAAAGGACCATAATCATCCTTTGGTTGTTACGGCGAATGGATTCAGCACAGAG GGTGACAAAGATAAGAAAATAGAAGAACTAAGTAAAGAGTTGGAGCTTCAAGAGGAACTATGTGCAATATACAGAGAAAGATTGGTTAGTTTTATGAACAAAGTTGAAGAGCAAACTGATGAACTCTCTTCTAAAATCCAACTTGTTGTTGACAATGTCAGGAAAGTTGAATCTGTACCACAAAAGTTCTTACA